TGGTGTGCGTGGCCGCGTCACAGCCTATAGCCTGGCCGATGGATCAGAGGTCTGGAAAGCCTATTCCACCGGCCCCGATGACGAAATGCTGGTGGATCCGGAAAAGACCATGCATCTGGGCAAGCCCATCGGTCCCGACAGCAGCCTGAACAGCTGGGAAGGCGATCAGTGGAAGATTGGCGGCGGCACGACCTGGGGCTGGTATTCCTATGATCCCGATCTGAACCTGATCTATTACGGCACCGGGAACCCCTCGACCTGGAATCCCTCTCAACGGCCGGGTGACAACAAATGGTCGATGACCATCATGGCCCGCGACGCCGACACCGGCATGGCCAAATGGTTCTATCAGATGACGCCCCATGACGAATGGGACTTTGACGGCGTCAATGAAATGATCCTGACCGATCAGGAAATCGATGGCGAACAGCGCAAGCTGCTGACCCATTTCGACCGGAACGGTCTGGGCTATACGCTTGATCGCGAAACCGGCGAGTTGCTGGTGGCCGAGAAATTCGATCCTGCTGTCAACTGGACCACCGGCGTCGATATGGATCCGGAATCCGAAACCTATGGTCGTCCTGCCGTGGTCGCCGAATATTCGACCTCTCAGAATGGCGAGGATACCAACACCACGGGCGTCTGCCCCGCGGCACTGGGATCCAAGGACCAGCAACCGGCAGCCTTCTCGCCCAAGACCAACCTGTTCTATGTTCCCACCAACCATGTCTGCATGGATTACGAACCCTTCCGTGTAGCCTATACGGCCGGTCAGCCCTATGTCGGGGCAACGCTTTCGATGTTCCCCGCACCTGACAGCCATGGCGGAATGGGCAATTTCATTGCCTGGGACAATGTCAACGGCGAGATCAAATGGTCGCTGCCCGAACAGTTCTCGGTCTGGTCCGGTGCGCTGGCAACGGCGGGGGATCTGGTCTTCTATGGCACGCTGGAAGGCTATCTGAAGGCGGTAGACGCCGAAACGGGTGAAGAGCTTTACAAGTTCAAGACTCCGTCCGGCGTGATCGGCAATGTCATGACCTATGTCCATGGCGGCAAGCAATATATCGGCATTCTGTCCGGTGTGGGCGGTTGGGCCGGTATCGGTCTGGCAGCGGGTCTGACGAACCCCAATGACGGTCTTGGCGCCGTCGGCGGTTATGCCGCGCTGAGCGACTATACCGAGCTTGGCGGCCAGCTGACCGTCTTTGAACTGCCCGGTGATGCGCCGGTCGAGGGCTAATACTTTCGTTTCGCAAAACCAGAAGTGATCTGTGAAGGGACCGCCCCAGCGATAAACTGGGGCGGTTCTGCCTGAGGAGAGCAGGCGGGACCAACTCTAGGGAGGAAGACAAGAATGAAAGCCATCACCAGCCTTGCGGCGCTGGTTGTCGCGGCGTCGCTGGCCGGACCGGCCATGGCGCAGTCCGAGACCACATCAGACGCTTCAGCCGGAACCGAAGGGGCGACATTGCCGAACGGCATGGATATCACGCCCGACTACACGGAATATGGCCGCTGGTATAACGCCGAAGGGATTCCGACCTACAAGATCGACGCGGATGGCAGCGTCGATTTCGCGACCTTCAACGGCTATCGCCGCTATTCTGCGGAATGCCATGTCTGTCACGGCCCGGATGGCGAGGGTTCGACCTATGCCCCGGCGCTGAAGGATTCGGTGTTGCGGCTGGATTACTATGATTTCCAGGAGATCGTCGCATCGGGCAAGCAAGAGGTGAACACCGCCCAGAACCAGGTGATGCCGGCATTTGGCACCAACAAGAATGTCTGGTGCTATATTGACGACATCTATGCCTATCTGGTCGCGCGGGGTACCGATGCCCTGCCGCGCGGACGACCGGCCAAGAAGGGACCGAAAACGGATGAATTCGCCGAGCAGGAAGATTCCTGCATGTCGATGTGACATGCGCAGGCTGATCATCACGGCAATATCAGGCTGGCTCTGCGTGGCACATATGGGTGCCGCGCAGGTCGCCGACCTGAGATCGACCACCAGTTTCCGCGTTTGCGCCGATCCGGCCAATGCCCCCATGTCGCACAAGGATGGCAGCGGCTTTGAAAATCGCCTTGCCGCGCAGTTCGGCGAATGGCTGGACCTGCCGGTGACCTATAGCTGGTTTCCCTCGGGGATGGGCTTCATTACCAAGACGCTGCGCGCGGGCACCTGCGATGTGGTGATGGGATATGCGCAGGGCGATGAGCTGGTGCAGAATACCAATCATTACTACACCTCGGTCTTTGGTATCGTGACGCGCAAGGACAGCGCGCTGGCCGATGTCGACCACCTGGGCGATCCGGTGCTGAAGGATCATCCCATCGGAGTCATCGCGGGCAGCCCGCCTGCGACCATCATGGCGCGGGCCGGTCTGGCCAAGGACATGCGCGGGGGTGATCTGTTCGTGGACCGCCGCGTCAAGGATCCGGTGGGTCGGATGATCGACTCGGTCCGGGATGGCAGCCTGGATGCCGCCGTGCTGTGGGGGCCTTTGGCTGGCCCGCGCATCAAGGATGACCCTGACCTGCAGTTCACGCCGCTGCTAAGGGAAAAAAGCGGCCCGAAGATGTTCTATCGCATCACCATGGGGGTGCGTCCGGGCGAGCAGGAATGGAAACGCCAGCTGAACAGCCTGATCCGCCGCCATCAGGATGAAATCAACCAGACGCTGCGCGAGGCCGGGGTGCCCCTTGTGGACGATTATGGCAAGGAGATGTTGCCATGATCCGGCTGGCGATCGCGATATCTGTCGTGATCGCCGTCCCCGCATGGGCCGATATCGCCGAGCCCTCAGGATTTCGCGGCGAACCCTATACGGCCCCGGTGCCATCGACCCTGCAAGGGGCCAAGGTGATCGATGCCGAAATGGCCCTGACGCTTTGGGCCGAAGATGCGGGTTTTGTCGATGTCTATCCGCGCACCCTGAAGCCGCAGGGGCTGCCCGAGGGCACTATCTGGCAAGAGCCGCGCCATGACACCATTCCCGGTGCGATCTGGCTGTGGAATACCGGTTATGAAAGCCTGACAGCGGAAGAGATGCAGCGTCTGGAAGACGGTCTGGCCAGCATGACGCGGGGCAATCCGGATATGCCGCTGGTGATCTTCTGTCGGGCTGATTGCTGGATGAGCTGGAACGCGGCGAAACGTGCCGTCGATCTGGGTTATCGGAAGGTCATGTGGTTTCCCGGTGGCATTGATGAATGGCAGGACGCGTTGGGACCGGATCTGGTCAGGGCTGAACCTGTCGCCCCGTGAACTGACCAAAGGCGCGCGGACCGGCGGGAACATCCAGCTCTGCGGTGATGGTCAGATCGCGGGCATCAAGCACCATGATCGTATCGGAATCCCAATTGGCCAGCACGACACCGCTGTCATCGGGCAGGCTGGCGATGCCTTCGGGATAATCCCCGACCTCGAGTGTTTCTGTTACCTCAAGACTTTCGGGATCAAAAACCGTGACGGTGCTGGCATATTGATTTGTCACGAAACCCCGTCCACCGGCAAAAGCGATACCATAGGGGCGATGCCCCGTCGCGACATGGCCAAGCAGGGTGCCGCTGTCGGGATCCATGATCGAGACGCGATCGCCAAGGACATCCGCACTGTAGAGGCGGCCGCGATGAAAGGTGACCGCGAAAGGATGTTCGCCCGAGGTCGTGATCTTGCGCAGCAGTTTCCCCGTCTCGATGTCGAAGATGCTGACCGTGTCGTCATCGCGATCAGCTGTGGCGACCAATGCCCCGTTCGCGCTGATGGCAACGCCCGAGGGAATCTGGCCGGTTCGGGCGGTCCAGAGCGGTTCCAGATCCCCGTCCAGCCGCATCAGGCGGTTGTTGTACCAATCGGTGATCACGACCCCTTTGCCGGGGATGGCCGCGATCCCAAAGGCGCCGGCGCCCAACTCGGCGTGTCGCGTGATCTGTCCCGCTTCGTCCAGAACCGACAGCCGCCCGCTATCTGCGGCGATCACATAGGCCCGCGCGCGTTTCGGATCATAGGCCACCGGGGCAGGCGCGCCCGGCAGTTCGGTGCTGGCGATGATCTCCATGCGGTTCAGGTCGATGACCGTCACCGCATCTGCATTTTGCGAGGTGACGAATGCGAGATCCCCGGCACAGGCCGGGGAGAGCATGGACAGAAATGCCGGCAGCCACAGCCGCATGCGGCCTATTCCACCTTGCCGAAACGTTCGGCCAGGGCATCGAAACCGGCCTGGTAGATGGCCGTGACCGCAGCAACCGCCGCATCGTCGTTCAGTTCTTCGGGCGGATCGTTATTGGGAAAACCCCGGTAATAGCCTCCCTTCCACAGAACTTCGGCCTTGCCGTCCTTGTCACTGACCTGCAGCGTCGCCGAATAATTGGTGACGGGCAGAACCTCGACCGCAACATCGGTGATCATGTATTTGTACATCATCTTGTCGGGGTCGATCTTCATCAGCTGTTCCGTGATGGTCGGATCGCCGCTTTCCGCCTTCAGATGCAGGACTCGCGTCGATTCATCGGGAACATCGACGGGTGCGCCCTCGGGGGTCATTTCGGTCGAAGCGACGGCAGGATGCCAGCTCATGTCATCGAAATGCCCGATCACCTCCCAGACCTCGGTGGGGCTGGCATCAAGGGTGATCGTCATCTGGGTTTTCTGTCGCGAGGGCCCATGTGCCGACGCCGTGCTTGCAAGGGCCATGCCGGCAGCCAGGGTCAGGCCGAACATTGCTTTCAACATATTTCTTCATCCTCCCGTGAACCCGTGTGGAGCATGATCGCCACCGGCGTCATCGTCCATACGACCAAAGACTTAGGAAAACATTCCCGTGCCGCGCGGGAATAAAAAACGTCTTGCCCTGCGGGATGCCCGGGCCCAACATGAGCTGGGGAGAGTGCAAAATGTTCAGGGAAATCCTTGCTTTTCTGGCGATTGCCGGATTGTTTGCGACGGCTGCAGTTGCCCAGCAGCCATCGCCCGAGGTGATCCGCGCGGCCGTGTTGCGGGTCGACAGGCCGGATCTGCCGCCGATCTCTCGTCTTGAACTGGCGACCGATGATCTGGGTTTTGCCGGGGCGCGTCTGGCCATCGAGGACAATGACACCACCGGGCGCTTCATGGGGCAGAAATTCGAGGCCGAAGAAGTGGTCGTCGCGCCCGAAACAGCCGCCGAGGAACTGGAGCGGCTGATTGCCGAGGATGTGGGTTTCGTCGTGCTTCTGGCCGATGATGACACCACGCTGGCGCTGGCCGATCAGGCGGGGGACCGCATCACATTGCTGAATGCGGCGGCACGTGGTGACAATCTGCGTGGCCGCGACTGTCGCTTCAACATGATCCACGTGGCCCCCAGCCATGCAATGATCGCCGATGCGCTGGCCCAGTTCCTGATGTGGAAGAACTGGTCGCGCTGGTTCCTGATTGAAGGCAGCCATGCCGCAGATACCGATCTGGCCGAGGCCTATCGCCGGGCAGCGCGCAAATTCGGGGCCAAACTGGTCGAGGAACGCCTGTATGAAGATACCGGCGGGGCGCGGCGCACGGATTCCGGCCATGTGCAGGTGCAAAAACAGATCCCGGTCTTTACCCAGCGTGCGGCGGAACATGACGTGATCGTTGCCGCAGATGAGGCAGATGTCTTTGCCGCCTATCTGCCCTATCAGGTCTGGGATCCGCGCCCGGTCACCGGATCTGCCGGGCTTGTTCCGCGCAGCTGGCATCCGGCAATGGAATCTTGGGGTGCGTCCCAGTTCCAGAACCGTTTCGAGGCATTGGCCAACCGCCCGATGCGGGAAATCGACTATCAGGTCTGGCTGGCCCTGCGCATGCTGGGCGAGGCCGCGACACGCAGTGGCTCGTCCGATACAGAAACCCTGCGCGAATATCTGTTGTCCGACAGTTTCGAAGTGGCGGGCTTCAAGGGGCAGAAGCTGACCCTGCGCGACTGGGACCACCAGCTGCGCCAGCCGATCCTGCTGACCACGGGGTTGCTGATGACCTCGGTCAGCCCGCAAGAGCAATATCTCCACCAGACCAGCCGGCTGGATACGCTGGGTATCGATCGGGCTGAAACCGAATGCAAATTCCCGGAGGCAGAATGAAACCGCTTATCGTTATCGGCCTTTGTCTGGCGGCAACGCCTTCTGTCGCGAACCGCGTCTTTGTCAGCAATGAAAAGGGAAATGACGTCACGGTTCTGGACAGCGCCACATTCGAGGTGATCGGCACCTATCCGGTCGGGAACCGTCCGCGCGGGATCACCATCAGCCCTGATGGGCGCGAGTTGTATGTCTGTGCCTCGGATGACGATCTGGTGCGGGTCTTCGATCCGCAGACCATGGAAGAAATGCACACCCTGCCATCGGGGCCTGACCCGGAACTGTTCGTCCTGCATCCCTCGGGCAATCCGCTGTATGTCGCCAATGAGGATGACAATCTGGTGACCGTCGTGGATACCCAGACCCACAAGGTGCTGGCCGAAATTCCCGTGGGGGTCGAGCCCGAAGGAATGGGGGTCAGCCCGGATGGGAAGGTGGTGATCAATACGTCTGAAACGACCAACATGGCGCATTTCATCGATTCGGAAACTTTCGAGATCTTCGGCAATGTGCTGGTCGATTCACGCCCACGTTTTGCGCAGTACAATCACGATGGTTCCAAGCTATATGTCAGTTCCGAGATCGGCGGCACGGTCAGCGTGATCGACCCGCAGACGCAGGCGATTACCCACAAGATCGAATTCGACATTCCGGGCGTGCTGCCCGAGGCGATCCAGCCGGTCGGCGTGCGGATCAGCAATGATGGCAAGAAGGTCTTCGTGGCCCTGGGGCCCGCGAACCGTGTTGCGGTGATCGACGGCGAAACGGATGAGGTTCAGGACTATCTGCTGGTCGGCCAGCGGGTCTGGCAAATGGCCTTCACGCCGGACGAGAAATATCTGTTCACGACCAATGGCAATTCCAACGACGTTTCGGTGATCGATGTCGAAGCGGTCAAGGTCGTGAAATCCATCGCCGTCGGACAGCAGCCCTGGGGCGTTGTCGTGGCGCCGGACTGAAATCTTATCATGGGGGAGGAAAACCAGTGATACGTTTCATCATGCTGATGGCACTTATGGCGGGGACCGCAACGGCCCAGCAAGCGGCCGCCCAGTCCGATGACGACATGGCGGCAACGGCTGTGGAAATGTCTCAGGACGCAGACGATGACGACGACGATGATGAGGAGGAGGAAAGCGGCGAAGCGGGCGTCCACGAGGCCGGGGCCAGGTTCGACTATGGCTTTTCGGGCCTGATGGCGCGTGACAACCGCACCCAGCTGGCGCCCTTGACGCTGGCAGCAGGCAAGCCCGTGGCCACGGCGGAATACACGCTCAAGTCGGGCGGCTACTACCGTCTGGACATCAATGCCGATGGCAGCCAGGAACTGGCCCTGTCAGGGGGGGATTTCTTCCGCGCGATCTGGGTGAATGAGATCGTCATCGAGGATATCGAAATCCGGCCGATGGGGGTCCACAGTCTGGAATTCGACGATGCCGGCACCGCGACCATCAGCTTTGTTGCCGTTGTTCCCGGGCGCTATACGCTGTCGATTCCCGGATCGAAGGGCGAGACGCAGCAAGCCGTCTTCAATATCCGCTGACGATGACCCTCAGCGCGCTGGAGATAGATCAGGTCAGCCACAGCTACGGATCTGTCCGGGCGTTGACGGATGTGTCCTTCGATATCCCCAGGGGGCGCTTCACGGCACTCTTGGGGATCAATGGCGCGGGGAAGACGACGCTCTTTTCCCTGATCACGCGGCTTTATGACAATAATTCCGGCAGGATCCGCGTCGCGGGCCATGATTTGCGTCGCGAACCGGCGCAGGCGCTGGCCCGTCTGGGCGTGGTGTTTCAAAGCCGGGCGCTGGATGCCGATCTGACCGTGCTGCAGAACCTTGCCTATCACGCCAGCCTGCATGGCATCGGCCGGGTCAGGGCCCGCGCGCGCATCGACGAGGTGATCGCACAGGTCGGGCTGAGAGAAAAGCTGGGCGAAAGGGTCGCCGCGCTTTCGGGCGGACAGCAGCGACGGGCCGAGATCGCCCGCGCCCTGATCCACCGCCCCGACGTGCTGTTGCTGGATGAGGCCACCGTTGGGCTGGATGTGAAATCGCGCGCCGAAGTCCTGTCGCTGACGCGCAGACTGGTCGCCCAAAGCGGTGTTTCGGTTCTTTGGGCAACGCATATCATGGACGAGATCCAGCCCGATGACGGGCTGGTCATCCTGCATCGGGGCAGGGTGTTGAAAAAGGGACTCATGGCAGAGATTTCTGGCGCAGATGGGCTGACGCGATCATTCCTGGACCTGACGGGAACCGCTGCATGACCCGCAAGGCGTTTCCTGCCAGCGCATGGCTGATCGCATTCGCGGGGATCACCCGGCGCGAGTCACTGCGTTTCGTCAATCAGCGCGGGCGCTTTCTGGCGGCTCTGGTGCGGCCACTTGTCTGGCTGTTCATCTTTGCCGCCGGGTTTCGTGCGGTGCTGGGACTGTCGATCACCGAACCCTATGACACCTATGTTCTGTATGAAGTCTATGTGACGCCGGGCCTTTGCGCGATGATCCAGTTGTTCAACGGCATGCAGTCCTCGCTGTCGATGGTCTATGACCGTGAAACAGGGGCGATGCGGACATTGCTGGTCAGCCCCTTTCCCCGCTGGTTCCTGCTGGGGTCGAAACTGCTTGCCGGCGTCATCGTGTCCATCATTCAGGTCTATACCTTTCTGGCCATCGCATGGCTGTGGGACATCCGCCCGCCACTGTGGGGATATGTTGCGGTCCTGCCGGCGCTGATCTTGTCGGGCCTGATGCTGGGCGCGATGGGGCTGTTCCTGTCATCGGCGATCAAACAGCTGGAGAATTTCGCGGGCGTGATGAATTTCGTCATCTTCCCGATGTTCTTTGCCTCTTCGGCGCTCTACCCGCTGTGGCGGATGCGGGAAAGCTCGACGCTGTTGCATGACATTTGTGCCGTAAATCCCTTCACCCATGCGGTCGAACTGATCCGCTTTGCCCTTTACCTGCAGGTGAACTGGCTGTCGCTTGCGGTTGTTCTGGGCTGTCTGACCGCGTTTTTCGGTCTGGCGATCTTCATGTATGATCCCGGCAAGGGGCGTTGGAAAAACCGAAGGGGCAACGGATGAAACTGACTGCAATCCTGACGGCCATTTTGCTGGCCGGTCCTGCCATGGCGGCCGATGGAACGGATCCCGACTGGCCGTGTATTCAGCGCAAGCAACCGCATCTCTCCTTGGGCCAGATGTGGAGTGGACCGATACCTGACGACCGGATCATGCAATTGGCGCAGGACGAACAGATTTCGGCGCTGGCCGCCCGGCTGGAACAGCGTCGCCTGCCCATTGAAACCGCCGAGGCCGAGATCGCCGAATTCGCCGGGACAACGGACAATGACGGTTTGACCGCTCTGATGGTGGCCATCCTGAACCGGATCGAGCCAGACCGCTCG
This is a stretch of genomic DNA from Paracoccus seriniphilus. It encodes these proteins:
- a CDS encoding ABC transporter substrate-binding protein, whose product is MFREILAFLAIAGLFATAAVAQQPSPEVIRAAVLRVDRPDLPPISRLELATDDLGFAGARLAIEDNDTTGRFMGQKFEAEEVVVAPETAAEELERLIAEDVGFVVLLADDDTTLALADQAGDRITLLNAAARGDNLRGRDCRFNMIHVAPSHAMIADALAQFLMWKNWSRWFLIEGSHAADTDLAEAYRRAARKFGAKLVEERLYEDTGGARRTDSGHVQVQKQIPVFTQRAAEHDVIVAADEADVFAAYLPYQVWDPRPVTGSAGLVPRSWHPAMESWGASQFQNRFEALANRPMREIDYQVWLALRMLGEAATRSGSSDTETLREYLLSDSFEVAGFKGQKLTLRDWDHQLRQPILLTTGLLMTSVSPQEQYLHQTSRLDTLGIDRAETECKFPEAE
- a CDS encoding SRPBCC family protein, translated to MLKAMFGLTLAAGMALASTASAHGPSRQKTQMTITLDASPTEVWEVIGHFDDMSWHPAVASTEMTPEGAPVDVPDESTRVLHLKAESGDPTITEQLMKIDPDKMMYKYMITDVAVEVLPVTNYSATLQVSDKDGKAEVLWKGGYYRGFPNNDPPEELNDDAAVAAVTAIYQAGFDALAERFGKVE
- a CDS encoding quinoprotein dehydrogenase-associated putative ABC transporter substrate-binding protein — its product is MRRLIITAISGWLCVAHMGAAQVADLRSTTSFRVCADPANAPMSHKDGSGFENRLAAQFGEWLDLPVTYSWFPSGMGFITKTLRAGTCDVVMGYAQGDELVQNTNHYYTSVFGIVTRKDSALADVDHLGDPVLKDHPIGVIAGSPPATIMARAGLAKDMRGGDLFVDRRVKDPVGRMIDSVRDGSLDAAVLWGPLAGPRIKDDPDLQFTPLLREKSGPKMFYRITMGVRPGEQEWKRQLNSLIRRHQDEINQTLREAGVPLVDDYGKEMLP
- a CDS encoding rhodanese-like domain-containing protein; protein product: MIRLAIAISVVIAVPAWADIAEPSGFRGEPYTAPVPSTLQGAKVIDAEMALTLWAEDAGFVDVYPRTLKPQGLPEGTIWQEPRHDTIPGAIWLWNTGYESLTAEEMQRLEDGLASMTRGNPDMPLVIFCRADCWMSWNAAKRAVDLGYRKVMWFPGGIDEWQDALGPDLVRAEPVAP
- a CDS encoding YVTN family beta-propeller repeat protein, whose protein sequence is MKPLIVIGLCLAATPSVANRVFVSNEKGNDVTVLDSATFEVIGTYPVGNRPRGITISPDGRELYVCASDDDLVRVFDPQTMEEMHTLPSGPDPELFVLHPSGNPLYVANEDDNLVTVVDTQTHKVLAEIPVGVEPEGMGVSPDGKVVINTSETTNMAHFIDSETFEIFGNVLVDSRPRFAQYNHDGSKLYVSSEIGGTVSVIDPQTQAITHKIEFDIPGVLPEAIQPVGVRISNDGKKVFVALGPANRVAVIDGETDEVQDYLLVGQRVWQMAFTPDEKYLFTTNGNSNDVSVIDVEAVKVVKSIAVGQQPWGVVVAPD
- a CDS encoding ABC transporter ATP-binding protein, translating into MTLSALEIDQVSHSYGSVRALTDVSFDIPRGRFTALLGINGAGKTTLFSLITRLYDNNSGRIRVAGHDLRREPAQALARLGVVFQSRALDADLTVLQNLAYHASLHGIGRVRARARIDEVIAQVGLREKLGERVAALSGGQQRRAEIARALIHRPDVLLLDEATVGLDVKSRAEVLSLTRRLVAQSGVSVLWATHIMDEIQPDDGLVILHRGRVLKKGLMAEISGADGLTRSFLDLTGTAA
- a CDS encoding c-type cytochrome, methanol metabolism-related; its protein translation is MKAITSLAALVVAASLAGPAMAQSETTSDASAGTEGATLPNGMDITPDYTEYGRWYNAEGIPTYKIDADGSVDFATFNGYRRYSAECHVCHGPDGEGSTYAPALKDSVLRLDYYDFQEIVASGKQEVNTAQNQVMPAFGTNKNVWCYIDDIYAYLVARGTDALPRGRPAKKGPKTDEFAEQEDSCMSM
- a CDS encoding ABC transporter permease, giving the protein MTRKAFPASAWLIAFAGITRRESLRFVNQRGRFLAALVRPLVWLFIFAAGFRAVLGLSITEPYDTYVLYEVYVTPGLCAMIQLFNGMQSSLSMVYDRETGAMRTLLVSPFPRWFLLGSKLLAGVIVSIIQVYTFLAIAWLWDIRPPLWGYVAVLPALILSGLMLGAMGLFLSSAIKQLENFAGVMNFVIFPMFFASSALYPLWRMRESSTLLHDICAVNPFTHAVELIRFALYLQVNWLSLAVVLGCLTAFFGLAIFMYDPGKGRWKNRRGNG
- a CDS encoding YncE family protein encodes the protein MRLWLPAFLSMLSPACAGDLAFVTSQNADAVTVIDLNRMEIIASTELPGAPAPVAYDPKRARAYVIAADSGRLSVLDEAGQITRHAELGAGAFGIAAIPGKGVVITDWYNNRLMRLDGDLEPLWTARTGQIPSGVAISANGALVATADRDDDTVSIFDIETGKLLRKITTSGEHPFAVTFHRGRLYSADVLGDRVSIMDPDSGTLLGHVATGHRPYGIAFAGGRGFVTNQYASTVTVFDPESLEVTETLEVGDYPEGIASLPDDSGVVLANWDSDTIMVLDARDLTITAELDVPAGPRAFGQFTGRQVQP
- a CDS encoding methanol/ethanol family PQQ-dependent dehydrogenase; amino-acid sequence: MKYLLNSALAALLLTSATAYANESVMAEMAKPEQWAIQMGDYANTRYSELDQINKDNVKDLRVAWTFSTGVLRGHEGSPLVIGDMMYVHTPFPNKVFALDLANDGKIVWRYEPQQNPEVIAVMCCDTVNRGVAYADGMILLHQADTTLVALDAKTGEEKWKVQTGDPSIGETNTATVLPVKDKVIVGVSGGEYGVRGRVTAYSLADGSEVWKAYSTGPDDEMLVDPEKTMHLGKPIGPDSSLNSWEGDQWKIGGGTTWGWYSYDPDLNLIYYGTGNPSTWNPSQRPGDNKWSMTIMARDADTGMAKWFYQMTPHDEWDFDGVNEMILTDQEIDGEQRKLLTHFDRNGLGYTLDRETGELLVAEKFDPAVNWTTGVDMDPESETYGRPAVVAEYSTSQNGEDTNTTGVCPAALGSKDQQPAAFSPKTNLFYVPTNHVCMDYEPFRVAYTAGQPYVGATLSMFPAPDSHGGMGNFIAWDNVNGEIKWSLPEQFSVWSGALATAGDLVFYGTLEGYLKAVDAETGEELYKFKTPSGVIGNVMTYVHGGKQYIGILSGVGGWAGIGLAAGLTNPNDGLGAVGGYAALSDYTELGGQLTVFELPGDAPVEG